One Serpentinicella alkaliphila DNA segment encodes these proteins:
- the gpmI gene encoding 2,3-bisphosphoglycerate-independent phosphoglycerate mutase: MKKPVALIILDGFGLSDENIGNAVKKAHLPNYNKLINRYPHTKIQASGLAVGLPEGQMGNSEVGHLNIGAGRIVYQELTRISREVKIGKFFKNETLLRIMKYVNNNNKKLHLMGLLSDGGVHSHIEHLFALIDMAKENNLKDLVIHCFLDGRDTPPKSATEYITQLQEKVDNIGIGRISTVSGRYYSMDRDRRWERTVLAYDALVQGKGRKAKTALEAVTNAYVLGENDEFVTPTVITNDTNFTNDCISEGDGVIFFNFRPDRARQITKALVEKEFDGFQRETGYIPLNFVTMTLYDKTIEDVEIAYKPQNINNTLGEYLSNSGYSQLRIAETEKYAHVTYFFNGGIEKSYDNEDRKLIKSPEVATYDLKPEMSAIEVTKEVINALDEDKYDFIVLNYANPDMVGHTGDISAVIKALEVVDRCLGQVIDKIEQKHGKAIVTSDHGNAEEMINLENGTPITAHTTNLVPCIVINGNVNDLRMDGKLCDIAPTLLELLGLEQPREMTGKSLLKI, from the coding sequence ATGAAAAAACCAGTTGCCTTGATTATTTTAGATGGATTTGGACTAAGTGATGAAAATATAGGTAATGCCGTTAAAAAAGCACATTTGCCAAACTACAATAAACTAATTAATAGATATCCCCATACAAAAATTCAAGCAAGTGGTTTAGCTGTTGGATTGCCAGAGGGGCAGATGGGTAATTCTGAAGTTGGTCATCTTAATATAGGTGCTGGCAGAATTGTATATCAAGAACTAACACGCATATCTAGAGAAGTCAAAATTGGAAAATTCTTTAAAAATGAAACACTGTTACGTATTATGAAGTATGTTAATAACAATAACAAAAAACTCCATCTGATGGGATTACTATCAGATGGAGGGGTACATAGTCATATTGAGCATTTATTTGCCCTAATCGATATGGCTAAAGAGAATAACCTAAAGGATTTAGTAATTCACTGTTTTTTAGATGGAAGAGATACACCACCTAAAAGTGCTACTGAATACATAACTCAGCTTCAAGAAAAGGTTGATAATATAGGCATAGGAAGAATTTCTACAGTAAGTGGTAGGTATTATTCTATGGATAGAGATAGAAGATGGGAAAGAACTGTATTAGCATATGATGCCCTTGTGCAAGGGAAAGGTAGAAAAGCTAAAACTGCCCTGGAGGCTGTTACTAATGCATATGTATTAGGAGAAAACGATGAATTTGTTACACCTACAGTTATTACTAATGATACTAATTTTACTAATGATTGTATAAGCGAAGGAGATGGTGTAATATTCTTCAATTTTAGACCAGACAGAGCTAGACAAATAACTAAAGCCTTAGTAGAGAAAGAGTTTGATGGTTTCCAAAGGGAAACTGGATACATTCCTTTAAATTTTGTAACTATGACACTATATGATAAAACAATAGAGGATGTTGAAATAGCTTATAAGCCTCAAAATATTAATAATACTTTAGGTGAATATTTAAGTAATTCAGGATATAGTCAATTAAGAATAGCAGAGACAGAAAAATATGCTCATGTTACATATTTCTTTAATGGTGGAATCGAGAAGTCCTATGACAATGAGGATAGAAAGCTTATTAAATCACCAGAGGTAGCAACATATGATTTAAAGCCTGAAATGAGTGCTATTGAAGTTACTAAAGAGGTAATTAATGCACTAGACGAAGATAAATACGATTTTATCGTTTTAAACTATGCAAATCCAGACATGGTAGGACATACAGGAGATATAAGTGCTGTTATTAAAGCTTTAGAGGTAGTTGATAGATGCCTTGGTCAAGTAATTGATAAAATAGAGCAGAAGCATGGTAAAGCAATTGTAACTTCAGACCATGGAAATGCTGAAGAGATGATTAATTTAGAAAATGGTACGCCTATTACTGCCCACACAACTAATTTAGTGCCATGTATAGTAATTAATGGAAATGTTAATGATCTTAGAATGGATGGAAAATTATGTGATATCGCTCCTACCTTACTAGAATTATTAGGATTAGAACAACCAAGGGAAATGACAGGTAAAAGCTTACTAAAAATTTAA
- the eno gene encoding phosphopyruvate hydratase translates to MTVISDVYAREVLDSRGNPTIEVEVYLESGVMASAIVPSGASTGAFEAVELRDGDSSRYLGKGVLNAVKNVNEEIAPEIIGMSAIDQVAIDSVLRELDGTLNKSNLGANAILGVSMAVAKAAAEDLEIPLFQYLGGVNAKQLPVPMMNILNGGAHADNNVDIQEFMIMPVGAKSYKEGLRMCVEVYHNLKSVLKSKGLMTGVGDEGGFAPNLSSNEEALQVIIEAIQKSGYRPNDDIKLALDVAATELYDEQDKVYKLAGEGVVKTAGEMVEYYAELISKYPIISIEDGLSEEDWDGWKLMTEKLGSRIQIVGDDLFVTNTERLTKGIKTKTANSILIKLNQIGTITETLDAIEMAKRAGYTAVISHRSGETEDSMIADIAVAVNAGQIKTGAPARTDRVAKYNQLLRIEDYLDLTAQYLGEDVFYNLK, encoded by the coding sequence ATGACAGTAATTAGTGATGTATATGCAAGAGAGGTATTAGACTCTAGGGGTAACCCAACAATTGAGGTTGAGGTATACTTAGAAAGTGGCGTAATGGCAAGTGCTATTGTTCCATCAGGTGCTTCTACAGGAGCATTCGAGGCAGTAGAATTGAGAGATGGAGATAGTTCAAGATATTTAGGTAAGGGCGTATTAAATGCTGTTAAAAATGTAAATGAAGAAATAGCACCAGAAATAATTGGAATGAGTGCTATTGATCAGGTAGCTATTGATAGTGTTTTAAGAGAATTAGACGGCACATTAAATAAAAGTAATTTGGGAGCAAATGCAATTTTAGGAGTTTCTATGGCTGTTGCAAAAGCAGCTGCAGAAGATCTAGAAATCCCATTATTTCAGTATTTAGGTGGAGTTAATGCTAAACAACTACCAGTTCCGATGATGAACATACTTAACGGTGGAGCCCATGCAGATAACAATGTTGATATTCAAGAGTTTATGATCATGCCAGTTGGTGCAAAAAGCTATAAAGAAGGTTTAAGAATGTGTGTTGAAGTTTATCACAATCTTAAATCAGTGTTAAAAAGCAAAGGTCTTATGACTGGAGTAGGTGATGAAGGTGGGTTTGCGCCTAATTTATCTTCTAACGAAGAAGCACTTCAAGTGATTATAGAAGCTATACAAAAATCTGGATATAGGCCAAATGACGATATCAAGCTTGCATTAGACGTAGCGGCAACTGAATTATATGATGAACAAGATAAAGTATATAAGTTAGCCGGTGAAGGAGTAGTAAAAACAGCTGGAGAAATGGTTGAGTATTATGCAGAGTTGATAAGTAAGTATCCAATTATTTCAATTGAAGATGGATTAAGCGAAGAAGATTGGGACGGATGGAAATTAATGACTGAAAAACTTGGAAGTAGGATACAAATAGTTGGTGATGACCTTTTCGTTACTAATACAGAAAGATTAACAAAAGGAATTAAAACGAAAACTGCAAATTCTATCTTAATAAAATTAAATCAAATAGGAACTATAACTGAAACATTAGATGCTATTGAAATGGCAAAGAGAGCTGGATATACAGCAGTTATATCTCACAGATCTGGAGAAACAGAGGATTCAATGATAGCAGATATTGCAGTTGCAGTAAATGCAGGACAAATAAAAACTGGGGCACCAGCAAGAACTGATCGTGTTGCAAAATATAACCAGTTACTTAGAATTGAAGATTATCTAGATCTGACAGCACAGTATTTAGGGGAAGATGTGTTCTATAACCTTAAATAG
- the secG gene encoding preprotein translocase subunit SecG has translation MRTVLMVVQLIVSIILIVTILLQSGKSAGLSGSIAGGSEQMYGGKARGYEAMLSKLTAVSAAVFIIVALALVTIQ, from the coding sequence ATGCGAACAGTATTAATGGTTGTACAATTAATTGTGTCAATTATTTTAATAGTTACTATTTTATTACAATCAGGCAAAAGTGCTGGTTTATCTGGATCAATTGCAGGTGGATCTGAGCAAATGTATGGAGGTAAAGCAAGGGGTTACGAAGCAATGCTAAGTAAATTAACAGCTGTTTCAGCTGCAGTATTTATAATAGTTGCTTTAGCGCTTGTTACAATACAATAA
- the tpiA gene encoding triose-phosphate isomerase has product MRRPLIAGNWKMNGNKELASKLILELKEESLKTDVEIVVCCPFTLLSLGEDLCKESNLKLGAQNLHWEEKGAFTGEISAQMLLEHNVSYVIIGHSERREYFNETNEIVNKKVLNAIESGLKPILCVGETLEEKNAGKTNSKVSEQVLKALRGVDNLNNITIAYEPIWAIGTGKTPTPQEANEVISYIRNTISKELGEEVSEEIRILYGGSVNGSNASEFLNEEDIDGALVGGASLKVDEFIEIVNF; this is encoded by the coding sequence ATGCGCAGACCTTTAATTGCTGGAAATTGGAAAATGAACGGGAATAAAGAATTAGCATCAAAGCTTATTTTAGAACTAAAGGAAGAAAGCTTAAAAACTGATGTTGAAATAGTTGTTTGCTGTCCTTTTACTCTTCTGTCTCTTGGCGAAGATTTATGTAAAGAGTCTAACTTAAAGCTAGGTGCACAAAATCTACACTGGGAAGAAAAAGGAGCATTTACAGGGGAAATAAGTGCTCAAATGTTATTGGAGCATAATGTATCATATGTTATTATTGGTCACTCAGAACGAAGAGAATACTTTAATGAAACTAATGAAATAGTCAATAAGAAGGTATTAAATGCGATTGAGTCTGGACTAAAGCCTATACTCTGTGTTGGTGAGACATTAGAGGAAAAGAATGCAGGTAAAACAAATAGCAAAGTAAGTGAACAGGTATTAAAGGCTTTAAGAGGTGTTGACAACTTAAATAACATTACTATTGCATATGAGCCAATCTGGGCTATAGGTACTGGTAAAACTCCAACTCCACAGGAAGCAAATGAGGTTATATCATATATTAGAAATACAATCTCTAAAGAGCTTGGAGAAGAGGTATCGGAAGAAATTAGAATATTATATGGTGGAAGTGTTAATGGTTCAAATGCCTCTGAGTTCCTTAATGAGGAGGATATAGATGGAGCTTTGGTTGGTGGAGCTAGCTTAAAGGTTGATGAGTTTATCGAGATTGTAAACTTTTAA